One window of the Glycocaulis alkaliphilus genome contains the following:
- a CDS encoding threonine ammonia-lyase: MHLPGFSDVLQAAARLEGLAVRTPLLWSPALDEAAGGRVLVKAECLQRTGSFKFRGAYNAISLIPDADRPRGVVAFSSGNHAQGIAEAAKLFGIPATIVMPADAPSIKAEGVRARGGHVVTYDRASEDREAISRRLCEETGATLIGSFDHFGVIAGQGTCGLEITHQLEERGETADQLVCCVGGGGLLAGINLALAEKAPDIDVYGAEPEGFDDHARSLASGQRESNLQSSGSLQDALLSHAPGEMTFPINQPRLKGVGVVSDEEAMAAIAFAWQHLKIVLEPGGACALAAVLSGRIDAKGRTTIVVATGGNVDAAVFGRAIGGALLETR; this comes from the coding sequence ATGCATCTACCCGGCTTCAGTGATGTCCTGCAGGCAGCGGCGCGCCTGGAGGGGCTGGCGGTGCGCACGCCCTTGCTGTGGAGCCCGGCGCTGGACGAGGCTGCCGGCGGGCGCGTGCTGGTGAAGGCCGAGTGCCTGCAGCGCACCGGCTCTTTCAAGTTTCGCGGCGCTTATAACGCTATTTCGCTGATCCCGGACGCTGACCGCCCGCGCGGCGTCGTCGCTTTTTCATCCGGCAATCACGCGCAAGGTATCGCCGAGGCGGCAAAGCTGTTTGGCATCCCGGCCACTATCGTCATGCCGGCAGACGCGCCGTCGATTAAGGCCGAGGGCGTGCGGGCGAGGGGCGGCCACGTCGTCACCTATGACCGCGCCAGCGAGGACCGCGAGGCGATCTCCCGGCGCCTGTGCGAAGAGACAGGTGCGACGCTGATCGGGTCCTTTGACCATTTCGGCGTCATTGCCGGGCAGGGCACGTGCGGGCTGGAAATCACACACCAGCTTGAAGAGCGTGGCGAGACGGCAGATCAGCTCGTCTGCTGCGTCGGCGGGGGCGGTTTGCTGGCCGGGATCAATCTGGCGCTGGCGGAGAAAGCGCCGGACATCGACGTTTATGGCGCGGAGCCCGAAGGCTTTGACGATCATGCCCGCTCGCTCGCCTCTGGCCAGCGTGAGAGCAATCTGCAGTCATCGGGATCATTGCAGGACGCGCTCCTGTCGCACGCGCCGGGCGAGATGACCTTCCCCATCAACCAGCCCCGCCTGAAGGGCGTTGGCGTGGTCAGCGATGAGGAGGCCATGGCTGCCATCGCTTTTGCCTGGCAGCATCTGAAAATCGTGCTGGAGCCGGGCGGGGCGTGTGCGCTGGCCGCCGTGCTGTCGGGCAGGATAGACGCAAAGGGCCGCACGACGATTGTGGTCGCCACGGGCGGGAATGTGGACGCGGCGGTGTTTGGACGCGCGATAGGGGGCGCTCTTCTAGAGACCCGGTAG
- a CDS encoding long-chain-fatty-acid--CoA ligase — protein MLRGQMMNRQLMISGILQHAADNHGGREIVSRLPDTGEIHRYGWKDCHARAKRLANVLTGPLKVKSGDRVSTIAWNTHRHLELYYAVSGVGAVIHTVNPRLSPDQIAWMLDHAKAKHVFFDVSFAPIIDAVAKKCKTVKRFVVMTDSAHAPKTATRCDAYEDLLKSASPDYDWPEFDENLAAGLCYTSGTTGDPKGALYSHRSTVLHAMACLGQDVLGVGSRGTIMPVVPMFHVNAWGVPYATAMGGGKLVMPGAQLDGKSLQELIESEQVTQVLGVPTVWLGLLQYLRESGKRIDSVENVLMGGSAMPEALLRAYQDEYGVDMQQGWGMTEMSPLGTVGKLLPKHDDLSDDEKIKIKLKQGRLIYGVEMRAVDDDGNVLPRDGKSSGHIQVRGPWIIDAYFRGAGAEAFTDDGWFRTGDVGYLDTDGYMTITDRSKDVIKSGGEWISSIDLENVAMGHPDVMMAAAVGMPHPKWQERPLLVIQPKPHTTPTAEAIQEFLAERLPKWWVPDGIEFIDEMPIGATGKILKTRLREIYKDYQFPDAG, from the coding sequence ATGTTGCGTGGACAGATGATGAATCGCCAGCTGATGATTTCTGGCATTCTACAGCATGCAGCCGACAATCACGGAGGCCGCGAGATCGTGAGCCGCCTGCCCGACACGGGTGAGATTCACCGTTATGGCTGGAAAGACTGCCACGCCCGCGCCAAGCGCCTCGCCAATGTGCTGACCGGCCCGCTGAAAGTGAAATCCGGCGACCGGGTGTCCACCATTGCCTGGAATACGCACCGCCATCTGGAGCTGTATTACGCGGTATCGGGCGTCGGGGCCGTTATCCATACGGTCAATCCGCGCCTCTCGCCCGACCAGATCGCCTGGATGCTCGACCACGCCAAGGCCAAGCACGTCTTCTTCGATGTGTCGTTTGCGCCCATCATCGATGCCGTCGCCAAAAAGTGCAAAACCGTCAAACGCTTCGTCGTGATGACGGACAGCGCGCACGCGCCGAAAACGGCCACCAGATGCGATGCATACGAAGACCTGCTGAAAAGCGCCTCGCCGGACTATGACTGGCCGGAGTTTGACGAGAATCTCGCCGCCGGCCTGTGCTACACCTCCGGCACGACGGGCGATCCCAAGGGCGCGCTCTATTCGCACCGATCCACCGTGCTGCATGCCATGGCGTGCCTCGGTCAGGACGTGCTGGGCGTCGGCTCGCGCGGTACGATCATGCCGGTCGTCCCGATGTTCCACGTCAACGCCTGGGGCGTGCCCTATGCCACGGCCATGGGCGGCGGCAAGCTGGTCATGCCGGGTGCGCAGCTGGACGGCAAATCCCTGCAGGAGCTGATCGAGAGCGAGCAGGTTACACAGGTGCTCGGCGTGCCGACCGTCTGGCTCGGCCTGCTGCAGTATCTGCGTGAGAGCGGCAAGCGTATCGACAGCGTGGAGAACGTGCTGATGGGCGGCTCTGCCATGCCTGAAGCGCTGCTGCGCGCCTATCAGGACGAATACGGCGTGGACATGCAGCAGGGCTGGGGCATGACCGAGATGAGCCCGCTGGGCACGGTCGGCAAGCTCCTGCCCAAGCACGATGACCTCTCCGATGACGAGAAGATCAAGATCAAGCTGAAACAGGGCCGGCTGATCTATGGCGTGGAAATGCGCGCCGTGGACGATGATGGCAATGTGCTGCCCCGGGACGGCAAGTCCTCGGGCCATATCCAGGTGCGCGGCCCGTGGATCATCGATGCCTATTTCCGCGGTGCTGGCGCCGAGGCCTTCACCGATGATGGCTGGTTCCGCACCGGCGATGTCGGCTATCTCGACACCGATGGCTATATGACCATCACCGACCGCTCCAAGGACGTCATCAAGTCCGGCGGTGAATGGATCAGCTCCATTGATCTGGAAAACGTGGCCATGGGCCACCCGGACGTGATGATGGCAGCCGCGGTGGGCATGCCGCACCCCAAATGGCAGGAGCGTCCGCTGCTGGTTATCCAGCCCAAGCCCCACACCACGCCCACAGCCGAGGCCATTCAGGAATTCCTCGCCGAACGCCTGCCCAAATGGTGGGTGCCGGACGGGATCGAGTTCATCGACGAAATGCCGATCGGCGCAACCGGCAAGATCCTGAAAACCCGCCTGCGGGAAATCTACAAGGATTATCAATTCCCCGACGCGGGGTAG
- a CDS encoding superinfection immunity protein — translation MEILVLLLVGHFLPTIVALARGHHNGFAIFLTNLLLGWTVIGWVVALIWSTTAVQRRATIINA, via the coding sequence ATGGAAATCCTCGTTCTTCTTCTGGTTGGTCACTTCCTGCCCACAATCGTTGCGCTCGCGCGCGGCCATCACAACGGCTTTGCCATCTTCCTGACGAACCTGCTGCTCGGCTGGACGGTCATTGGCTGGGTGGTGGCGCTGATCTGGTCGACGACGGCCGTCCAGCGGCGCGCCACCATCATCAACGCCTGA
- a CDS encoding MATE family efflux transporter, which yields MSQKRNARDLTQGPVFGHIMRMVIPMSFGIVAMMLVGIVDAYWVGRLGTVQQAAVQFVFPVSMAVMSIAIGLGAGAVSVVARAAGRGDGERTKRVATDAVLLALVITAITSAIGIALIDPLFRLMGASEAMMPFVREYMVIWFAGIIFMVGPMIASNILRALGDAILPSIIMIIAAVLNMILDPILIFGLGPIPAMEVEGAALATLISNLVVFVVAMGIMIFREKILDLSWPGFSEIAWNWGEIARIGAPAAGSNMINPMAMTFVFAAAAQFGEPVVAGFGVAGRLEALALIPLFALSGSIGPITGQNGGAGHIERVREAFRSAFLFCAGWGVAMAAVLAVLAYPLSWLFLPSEEAQAMARLTWWIAPVTMGGYGIAMAAAAGFNGLGRPLLGVGINLMRCFALLVPLVWLGAAQFGPVGMISGYALANVLAGAITAFLVLRYAPMTAIEGKARPVVPPTQAARAGVPVKPAE from the coding sequence ATGTCCCAGAAACGCAATGCCCGCGACCTGACGCAGGGCCCGGTCTTCGGGCACATCATGCGGATGGTCATCCCCATGAGCTTTGGCATTGTCGCCATGATGCTGGTCGGCATTGTCGATGCCTACTGGGTGGGCCGCCTGGGTACCGTGCAGCAGGCCGCCGTGCAGTTCGTGTTTCCCGTTTCCATGGCGGTGATGAGTATCGCCATCGGTCTGGGGGCAGGGGCGGTATCGGTGGTGGCGCGCGCGGCCGGGCGCGGTGATGGCGAGCGCACGAAACGCGTGGCGACCGACGCCGTGCTTCTGGCGCTGGTCATTACCGCCATCACTTCGGCCATCGGCATCGCCCTGATTGACCCGCTCTTCCGCCTGATGGGCGCGAGCGAGGCGATGATGCCCTTCGTGCGCGAATACATGGTCATCTGGTTCGCCGGCATCATCTTCATGGTCGGCCCGATGATCGCCAGCAATATTCTGCGTGCGCTCGGCGATGCTATCCTGCCCAGCATCATCATGATCATCGCCGCCGTGCTGAACATGATCCTCGATCCGATCCTGATATTCGGTCTGGGGCCGATACCGGCGATGGAGGTCGAGGGCGCGGCGCTGGCCACCCTGATTTCCAACCTGGTAGTTTTCGTAGTGGCGATGGGGATCATGATTTTCCGCGAGAAGATCCTGGATCTGTCCTGGCCGGGCTTTTCCGAGATCGCCTGGAACTGGGGCGAGATCGCACGCATCGGCGCGCCTGCAGCCGGCTCCAACATGATCAACCCGATGGCGATGACGTTTGTGTTCGCCGCCGCTGCACAATTTGGCGAGCCGGTCGTGGCCGGATTTGGCGTGGCCGGCCGGCTGGAAGCGCTGGCCCTGATACCGCTCTTCGCGCTGTCCGGTTCGATTGGGCCCATTACGGGCCAGAATGGCGGCGCTGGTCATATCGAGCGCGTGCGCGAGGCCTTCCGCTCCGCCTTCCTGTTCTGTGCAGGCTGGGGCGTTGCTATGGCAGCTGTACTGGCGGTGCTGGCCTATCCGCTTTCGTGGCTGTTCCTGCCGTCTGAAGAGGCGCAGGCCATGGCCCGGCTGACCTGGTGGATCGCGCCGGTGACCATGGGCGGCTATGGAATCGCCATGGCCGCTGCCGCCGGATTCAACGGGCTGGGCCGTCCGCTGCTGGGGGTGGGGATCAATCTGATGCGCTGTTTCGCGCTATTGGTGCCGCTGGTCTGGCTGGGAGCGGCGCAGTTTGGCCCGGTGGGCATGATAAGTGGTTATGCGCTGGCCAATGTGCTGGCGGGCGCCATTACCGCTTTTCTGGTGCTGCGCTATGCGCCGATGACCGCGATTGAGGGCAAGGCCCGGCCCGTTGTGCCGCCGACGCAGGCGGCAAGGGCCGGGGTGCCGGTCAAGCCCGCCGAGTGA